From Sparus aurata chromosome 9, fSpaAur1.1, whole genome shotgun sequence, a single genomic window includes:
- the LOC115587427 gene encoding mid1-interacting protein 1A-like: MMTMQLELEPTPTQKNSLFNAMNRFIGAVNNMDQTVMVPSLLRDVPLEEDREMMGSLKSDDDEEGDMYSYYQLLKSIRRDIEWGVRCAAADERLKEGMKITRMNSSMSTSSSASFSSEEDEEEEDEDLKAQFQYHLTGLQGVLSKLTVQANSLTKRYKKEIGIGGWGQ; this comes from the coding sequence ATGATGACGATGCAGCTCGAGCTCGAGCCCACCCCCACCCAGAAAAACTCCCTCTTCAACGCCATGAACCGCTTCATCGGCGCCGTGAACAACATGGACCAGACCGTCATGGTGCCCAGCCTGCTGCGGGACGTCCCGctggaggaggacagggagaTGATGGGCTCCCTGAAGTCGGACGACGACGAGGAGGGGGACATGTACAGCTACTACCAGCTGCTCAAGTCCATCCGCAGGGACATCGAGTGGGGCGTCAGGTGCGCCGCGGCCGACGAGAGGCTCAAGGAGGGCATGAAGATTACCCGCATGAACTCGTCCATGTCCACCTCCTCGTCCGCGTCGTTTTCATCCgaggaggacgaagaggaggaggacgaggacctGAAGGCGCAGTTCCAGTACCACCTGACCGGGCTCCAAGGGGTCCTGTCCAAGCTCACGGTGCAGGCCAACTCGCTCACCAAGCGCTACAAGAAGGAGATCGGCATCGGAGGATGGGGCCAGTAA
- the tspan7 gene encoding tetraspanin-7: protein METKPVITCLKTLLIVYSFVFWITGAILLAVGVWGKLMLGPYISLIADNSTNAPYVLIGTGTVIIVFGLFGCFATCRGSPWMLKLYAMFLSLVFLAELVAGISGFVFRHEIKGTFHRTYTDAVLNYNAEDEASRAVDNLQHRLRCCGVTNYTSWFGSVYYPSNGIPASCCFNSSDCNPEDLRNATLAPSKVFHQGCYELVTSFMETNMAIIAGVTFGIAFSQLIGMLLACCLSRIITANQYEMV, encoded by the exons ATGGAAACTAAACCGGTCATCACCTGCCTAAAAACCCTCCTCATCGTCTACTCCTTCGTCTTCTGG ATAACAGGAGCCATCCTGCTGGCGGTGGGAGTATGGGGGAAGTTGATGCTGGGCCCGTACATCTCTCTGATAGCCGACAACTCCACCAACGCCCCGTACGTCCTCATTGGCACCGGGACCGTCATCATCGTTTTTGGCCTGTTCGGATGCTTCGCCACCTGCAGAGGAAGCCCATGGATGCTGAAGCTG TATGCCATGTTTCTGTCGCTGGTCTTCCTCGCTGAGTTAGTGGCTGGGATCTCTGGATTCGTGTTTCGCCACGAG ATAAAAGGAACCTTTCACAGGACATACACCGACGCCGTCCTGAACTACAACGCAGAGGATGAGGCGAGCCGCGCCGTTGATAACCTGCAGCACAGG CTGCGCTGCTGTGGAGTTACTAACTACACCAGTTGGTTCGGCAGTGTGTATTACCCATCCAACGGCATTCCTGCCAGCTGCTGCTTTAACTCCTCCGACTGCAACCCAGAAGACCTCCGCAATGCAACTCTAGCTCCGAGCAAGGTTTTCCACCAG GGCTGCTATGAACTGGTCACTTCATTCATGGAAACCAACATGGCCATTATTGCCGGAGTGACGTTTGGGATTGCTTTCTCACAG CTGATTGGCATGTTGCTGGCCTGCTGTCTGTCCAGGATCATCACAGCCAATCAGTATGAGATGGTCTAG